The following is a genomic window from Pseudothermotoga thermarum DSM 5069.
TCCAGTTGGTAAAAAATCCTTTGATGATTCTAAACTAAAGGAAAACATAATAGCAGCTTATTCTCAGATTCTTTCGATGAGACCTTCTGGAGTTAAGGGACAGTTCATAAAGAAAGCAACCATTTCATCGACCATGGGAGTTGGAATAAAATTGGATTTGGCGGATTTGAACGCCGCAATTAGCAAGGCGGCTTAATAGTACAATGAAAAAGTTAATAACAGAAAGCCTGAGAAAGTAGGTTTTGTTAATGAGGGTTTTTTAAAAACCCCGCCTACAGAGGCAGTATTAGAAGCACTTTGTGGTGCGGGGTCTCGGTTTGAAAAAGAGACCCTTTTCTTTTGAAAGGAGGTGTAGGATGCTAACAAAGGAGCAGAAAAAGCAGTTGGTAGAAGAGTTAACCAACGATTTTGCAGCATCGTCGCTGATCTTATTTATCAGTTTTGCTGGTTTCAACGTCGCGACGATGCGTGAAATAAGACGAAAAATTTACGCAAAATACGAGAATGCCGCAAAACTTAGAGTGGTCAAGAACACACTCGCACGCATTGCCTTAAAAAACGCGGGATACGATGAAAAATCATTTGGTTCATACCTATTTGGTCCAACTGCGGTTGTGTACGTGAAAAGTGACGATCCAATCGAAGCCATAAGAATTATGAACAACTTTGCTAAAGAAAGAAAACAGGAAGGAATTTTCAAAGGAGGATTCTTGGAAAGGAAACCGTTCACAGGCGATCAAGTACCAGAACTAGCTAATTTGCCAAGCAAGAAAGAGCTTTACGCTATGGTTGTTGGAAGATTGCAAGCACCTATTTCTGGTTTGGTTTATGTGTTGAGTGGAACGATGAGAAAACTTTTGTATGCTTTGAAAGCAATAGAGGAAAAGAAATCTCATTCTTAATGGAGGTGTGAAGAAATGACGATTGAACAGATTGTGGAAGCTATTGAAAAATTGACAGTAGCGGAACTTGCTCAGCTTGTTAAGGCTCTTGAGGAGAAATTTGGTGTCACCGCAGCTGCTCCGGTTGCAGTGGCAGCGGTTGCTGGTCCCGCGGCGGCTACGGCTGCACCTGAGGCTAAAGCCGAGGAAAAGACAGAATTTGACGTCATACTCAAGAGCTTCGGTGCAAACAAAGTTGGAGTTATAAAAGTTGTAAGAGAAATAACTGGTCTTGGTTTGAAAGAGGCAAAAGATTTGGTTGAAAAAGCTGGAAGTCCAGATGCGATAGTTAAGTCAGGAGTTCCAAAGAACGAAGCAGAGGAGATAAAGAAAAAGCTTGAAGAAGCAGGCGCTGAAGTTATATTGAAATAATGTAAATGTTTTTTCTACCTTGGAAAGGATGTGTATCAAAACCTATACCAGCTGTGCTGGTATAGGTTTTTCTGTGTTATTATAATAAAGTGACCCTACATTTGTACTCTCACGAGGAGCTCCTTCTGGCAATTTTTAGCGTGAAATAAGTAGAGGTGATGCGATGAAATTGGTTCGATATGGTAGACGCGAACGTCTCAGCTTTGGTCGCATCCAGGAAGCCATACCGGTACCCGACCTTTTATCCATACAAAAGAACTCCTACAAAGATTTCCTGGAAAATGGTTTGCTCAGAGTTTTGAAAAAATTCTCGCCGATAACTTCATTACCCCACAAAGGTGATCTAAAGCGTGGGGAAAAAGGTTTTGTACTTGAATTTGTTTCGACACGCGTTGGCCAACCAGATCGAACTCCTGAGGAATGCAAAGAAAAGGGTTTAACTTACTCCGTACCTGTTTATGTCTTGGTTAGAGTAACTGATATGAGCACTGGGGAGATAAGAGAAGAAGAAGCTTTCCTTGGTTCTATTCCATACATGACGCCAACAGGAAGTTTCATAGTCAACGGTACGGAGCGAGTTGTGGTAAATCAGTTGGTTAGAGCACCAGGAGTTTATTTCATAAGTGAGTCTTCGAAAACACACGTTCAAGAGCAAATTTACGTGGTCCATTTTCTCCCAGCAAGAGGTGCGTGGTTGGAAATATTGTACAATCCATCGGAAGAATTGTTCTATGCAAGAATAGATAGAAGAAGGCGAATCAATTTGTTCTTGTTGTTCAAAGCAATAGGTTACGAATCCGACTTGGAAATATTGGATCTTTTCCCTGACTATGTAGATGCGGAGGACGAGTACAGCCTTGAAACAGCTCTGGGGTCAATAATTCTTGAAGATATAATTGTCGATGGAACAAAAATTGTGGAACGTGGTCAACCGCTGACAGCAGAAGCAATTGAAATTATAAAGAACACGAAGATTAAAACCATCAAAAGAACACATCCTGCTGCACAAAAAACTTTGGAAAAGCTCAGAGATGCTCACGGAGATGTTGATTCTAACAAAGCCTTCATAGAAATCTATAGAAAGCTCAAGCCAGGAGAAATTCCAAGGCTTGCAACTGCAAAATCCTACCTTATGGGATTGTATTTCACCAACGAGCGATTTGAGTTGACCGAAGTTGGAAGATATAAGATTAACAAAAAGCTGACGCAAGCTTACAAAGATTATTTGGTGCAAGTCAAAAATGTTCCAAAGCGTGAAGTGGAAAAGGTAGAATACAATGTTGATCAACTTGTACTTGTGCCTTTGGATATTGTCCTTGCAACCAGGTATTTGTTGGAAGTTAGCAAAAATCCGGAAATCATGGATACAAAAGATCACCTTGGAAACAAACGTGTTAGAACTGTTGGAGAGTTGATTGAAGTCGAACTAGAAAGGGCTTTAGCAAAAGCGCAGAAAACGATACAGGAACGCTTGGCAATTTACGACTCGCTGGATAAGATCCCAATTTCAAACTTGATAAACATTAAAACAATTATTTCCGGAATACACCAGTTCTTCGCGACAAGCCCGTTGTCACAGTTCATGGAACAGGTTAATCCGCTTGCCGAGTTGACTCATAAAAGACGCTTGACAGCCGTCGGACCCGGTGGATTGAAGAGAGAGCGTGCACGCTTTGAAGTCAGAGACGTCCATCATTCGCATTACGGAAGAATGTGTCCAATAGAAACACCCGAAGGTAGCAACATAGGTCTTATAACATCCTTGGCTGTTTACGCTGGTATTGATAAATATGGATTTTTGGTGACTCCTTACAGAAAAGTGGTCGACGGAAAAGTAACTGATGAAATAGTTTATCTAACAGCCGATGAGGAAGAACATTACAACATAGCTCCGTGTACTGTAAAATTGGATGAAAACATGAGAATTGTTGATGAAAAAGTCCCAGTTAGATACATGGAAAAGCTCCAATACGTTGAGAGAGAAAAAGTTCAGTTCATGGACGTTTCAACAAAACAAATTATCAGTGTTTCCACAGCTTTGATTCCATTCTTGGAGCATGACGATGCCAACAGAGCTCTCATGGGTTCGAACATGCAAAGGCAAGCTGTACCTCTTCTGAAAACAGAAGCCCCGTTTGTTGCAACTGGCATGGAGTACGATGCAGCCAGGTATTCTGGATACGTTGTTATTGCAAAGCACGACGGAATAGTTAAAAAAGTTGACGCAAGGAGAATAATCATTCACAGAACCGATGAAAAAGGCAATCCGATTTATCAAAACGGTAAACCAGTTTTGGATGAGTACAGATTGATGAAATTCGTCAGATCTAACCAGGATACCACCATAAATCAGCGTCCAATAGTCGACGTAGGAGACTTTGTCAAAGCAGGAGATGTCATTGCCGATGGTCCAGCAACTGATATGGGAGAACTTGCACTTGGAAGAAATGTCTTGGTTGCGTTCATGCCTTGGGAAGGATACAACTTTGAGGACGCCATATTGGTTAGCCAAGAGCTTTTGGAAGAAGATACCTTTACTTCAATTCACATTGAGGTTTACGAAACACAGGTTCGCGATACAAGATTAGGCCCAGAAGAAGTTACTGCAGACATTCCAAACGTTTCGAAAGAGCAACTTAGAAGCCTCGACGAGAATGGCATAGTCAGAATAGGAGCTTATGTTGGGCCTCAGGACATTTTGGTTGGAAAAGTTACACCGAAGGGAGAGGGAGAAACAACACCAGAAGAGAAAATAATAAGATCCGTTTTTGGTGAACGTGGAAAAGATGTCAAAGATTCCTCTTTAAGGTTGCCGCACGGTACGGATGGAAGAGTAATAGATGTGAAAATTTTCGACAAAGAAGAGGGAATAGATCTTGGTCCAGGCGTTAACAAACTCATCAAGGTTTACGTTGCGAGCAGGAAAACATTAGAAGTAGGAGACAAATTGGCTGGAAGACACGGAAACAAAGGTGTTGTTTCTATGATACTTCCAAAGGAAGATATGCCTTTCTTACCGGATGGTACCCCAGTTCAAGTTGTCCTTAGTCCACTTGGAGTCCCATCGAGAATGAACCTTGGTCAAATTCTTGAAACTCATCTTGGATGGTTGGCAAAGCTGACCAACACTTGGTTTGTGTCGCCGGTGTTTGATGGTGCAAAGGAAGACGAAATCCTTCCGTGGCTTTACAAAGAAAGAAAAGCTGTTGGACTAGAAGCAGGAGACGATGAAAACAATCCAAGTGGTAAAGTGATATTGAGAGACGGTAGAACCGGTGAGCCTTTCGCCAATCCCGTTGTGGTAGGTTACATGTACATCATGAAGCTCATACACATCGCAAAGGATAAAATACACGCTCGATCCACTGGTCCTTACTCGTTGATACATCAACAACCTTTGGGAGGAAAGGCGCAGTTCGGTGGTCAAAGATTTGGTGAAATGGAAGTTTGGGCTCTTGAAGCTCACGGTGCTGCTCATACGCTCAACGAAATGTTGACGATTAAATCCGACGATATAAGAGGTAGAAACGAAGTTTACAAAGCCATCTTAAAGGGTAAAAACATCCCTGAACCTGGTATTCCAGAAAGCTTCAAAGTTCTTGTGAAAGAGCTAAGGGGATTGGCACTTGACGTGAGAGTGTACGACGAAGATGGAAATGAAATCGATATTGACTCAATTTAATTGAATCTTCAGGGAGGGAAGATTGATGGCGATTTCGACTTTCAAAAGAAAAATTGCCGCTGTTAAGATAGGTGTCGCCTCCCCAGATGTCATCCGAAGCTGGTCTAGTGGAGAGGTAAAAAAACCAGAAACGATCAATTACCGTTCCTTCAAGCCGGAGAGGGACGGCTTGTTCTGTGAAAAAATATTCGGTCCCACAAAAGACTATGAATGCGCCTGCGGAAAGTACAAAGGCAAAAAATATGAAGGTACAGTTTGCGAAAGATGTGGAGTGCGCGTCGAATCGAAAGAAGCAAGAAGAAGACGAATGGGACACATTGAATTAGCCGCACCAGTTGTTCATATATGGTACTTAAAAAGCAGTCCTAGCATAATCGCCACTTTGCTGAACATGAACATACGTGATTTGGAAAACATAACTTACTATGGAAGCAAAAGAATAATAGAAAAGTTCTACTTGGTCACAGATCCAAAGAAAACGAATTTCTCGAAGGGCGATGTGCTCTATCAATCTGAATACGAAATATACAGTAGGGCTTTAGACTTTGAAGTTGAAAGAGCAGTCAAGATTAAAAATCCAAAGGCTCCTCTTGTATCGGACATAGATGGTGAAGTCAAAATCAAGGTTGAAAAGACACACACAGGACGAGAGATAACTTGGATATATGTGAGACGTTTGCATAAAACACCAATACAACTTCAGCCTGGAATGATTCTCCTTGTCAAGAACAATCAACAAGTTCGCAAAGGACAGCTTTTGGTTTCTGAAAAGCAGATTCCAGCCTTTTATGCACCGTTTGATGGAACAGTTGAAATAGATGAGCTGGCCTCGGCATTGACTTTGAAACCCTTGACAACCAGTAAAGAGCAGCCTATCACAGTTACCATTCCTTATTGCGTGAGAGTTATGGCAAAAAATGGTGCAAAAGTGAAAGCTGGTGAACAACTCTTATCCGCTGGACAAATTCAACCTATAGAGTGTCCAGAGGATGGTACGGTTGTCTTCGGAAAAGATTTGAACGTCAAGCCGCTTGAAGATGGAACATACGAAGTTTTGTCGGCAGGACAGATCTTCGTTGAATCTTTGATTGAAGAAAGAGCCTACCCTGTTTTTGAAGGAGCTTTCATCCAGGTAAACGATGGCGACACCGTGAAGGCAGGAGACTATCTTGCAGAAAGATTTCTCTTCGAGGACGAAATTTTGACAATGACTGAATACAAAATCTTCGAGCAACATTATCCTGGACAATTTTCGATTGAAGTGGAGGAGGAAAATGACAAAGCTATAGTTGCGATTACCGAAATAGACGAGGAACTATCGAAGTTAACAGGTTTGCAAGTGGGATCTATAATCACCGAAAATGAGTATGAGGCTTACAAAGAGCTTTATCCTGGAAAGATCGAAGCTCACTACGGTGCAGCGGCAATCAAAAAATTGCTGGAGAAAATTGATTTGGAAAAACTCAAAGCTCAAATCGAAGCAGAGTTAGCTTCCACACCAAGAAGCAGTGGAAGAGCTTTGAAGCTTTTAAGAAGGTTGAAGATCGTCAAAGATTTGATAAAATCCGGGACAAGACCCGAGTGGATGGTGCTCGAAGTTCTGCCGGTTATTCCACCAGATCTAAGACCAATGATTCAGATAGACGGTGGCAGATTTGCCACAACAGATTTGAATGACCTTTATCGTCGCGTCATCAACAGGAACAACAGATTAAGGAGGTTCTTGGAAATTGGAGCACCAGAGATAATAGTTAGAAATGAAAAAAGAATGCTACAAGAAGCTGTTGATAGTTTGTTGTACAACGGTAGAATAGGAAAAC
Proteins encoded in this region:
- the rplJ gene encoding 50S ribosomal protein L10 translates to MLTKEQKKQLVEELTNDFAASSLILFISFAGFNVATMREIRRKIYAKYENAAKLRVVKNTLARIALKNAGYDEKSFGSYLFGPTAVVYVKSDDPIEAIRIMNNFAKERKQEGIFKGGFLERKPFTGDQVPELANLPSKKELYAMVVGRLQAPISGLVYVLSGTMRKLLYALKAIEEKKSHS
- the rplL gene encoding 50S ribosomal protein L7/L12 is translated as MTIEQIVEAIEKLTVAELAQLVKALEEKFGVTAAAPVAVAAVAGPAAATAAPEAKAEEKTEFDVILKSFGANKVGVIKVVREITGLGLKEAKDLVEKAGSPDAIVKSGVPKNEAEEIKKKLEEAGAEVILK
- the rpoB gene encoding DNA-directed RNA polymerase subunit beta: MKLVRYGRRERLSFGRIQEAIPVPDLLSIQKNSYKDFLENGLLRVLKKFSPITSLPHKGDLKRGEKGFVLEFVSTRVGQPDRTPEECKEKGLTYSVPVYVLVRVTDMSTGEIREEEAFLGSIPYMTPTGSFIVNGTERVVVNQLVRAPGVYFISESSKTHVQEQIYVVHFLPARGAWLEILYNPSEELFYARIDRRRRINLFLLFKAIGYESDLEILDLFPDYVDAEDEYSLETALGSIILEDIIVDGTKIVERGQPLTAEAIEIIKNTKIKTIKRTHPAAQKTLEKLRDAHGDVDSNKAFIEIYRKLKPGEIPRLATAKSYLMGLYFTNERFELTEVGRYKINKKLTQAYKDYLVQVKNVPKREVEKVEYNVDQLVLVPLDIVLATRYLLEVSKNPEIMDTKDHLGNKRVRTVGELIEVELERALAKAQKTIQERLAIYDSLDKIPISNLINIKTIISGIHQFFATSPLSQFMEQVNPLAELTHKRRLTAVGPGGLKRERARFEVRDVHHSHYGRMCPIETPEGSNIGLITSLAVYAGIDKYGFLVTPYRKVVDGKVTDEIVYLTADEEEHYNIAPCTVKLDENMRIVDEKVPVRYMEKLQYVEREKVQFMDVSTKQIISVSTALIPFLEHDDANRALMGSNMQRQAVPLLKTEAPFVATGMEYDAARYSGYVVIAKHDGIVKKVDARRIIIHRTDEKGNPIYQNGKPVLDEYRLMKFVRSNQDTTINQRPIVDVGDFVKAGDVIADGPATDMGELALGRNVLVAFMPWEGYNFEDAILVSQELLEEDTFTSIHIEVYETQVRDTRLGPEEVTADIPNVSKEQLRSLDENGIVRIGAYVGPQDILVGKVTPKGEGETTPEEKIIRSVFGERGKDVKDSSLRLPHGTDGRVIDVKIFDKEEGIDLGPGVNKLIKVYVASRKTLEVGDKLAGRHGNKGVVSMILPKEDMPFLPDGTPVQVVLSPLGVPSRMNLGQILETHLGWLAKLTNTWFVSPVFDGAKEDEILPWLYKERKAVGLEAGDDENNPSGKVILRDGRTGEPFANPVVVGYMYIMKLIHIAKDKIHARSTGPYSLIHQQPLGGKAQFGGQRFGEMEVWALEAHGAAHTLNEMLTIKSDDIRGRNEVYKAILKGKNIPEPGIPESFKVLVKELRGLALDVRVYDEDGNEIDIDSI